The nucleotide window ACTACTAAGGCTTTATGGTATCGGTTATTCGAGATTCGATTAACCAGAGGAAGTAAGTAACTGACTGACGACATGCTGTCTTTGAGGATGTAATCAAGCACACCTTTTGCGAGTACTTGCTCTCGAAGTGTGTTGTTGAACATGCCCGTGAGCACAATGATTTTTTGTTGATAGCCGAGCACCAAATCAATGATCTCACCATCTTGGCCATCGGGTAAGCAGTAATCGAGCACCGCACACAAGAAATCCGTCTCTTGCTCTAAGATAGCTTTGGCTTCTGCTACAGATTCAGCCAGTGAAACATCATAGCCATCATTTTTAAATTGCTGGTACAGGTAGTTTCTGAATGCACGACTGTCTTCTACTACTAGTATTTTCTCACTCAAAAGCTATCCCTACTTATAGACTAAATACTCCTTAACAATACTATCAGAATAGTAGGCGGCTATTGAAGAGAAACCTGTTGAGCTGGACTCCAGATCATTTTAAATCTAGGAATAATTGATTATACTGTTCATAGATACAGTTGTAAGGTTGAGTTATTCCTAAATGTGTAGTGCGGGCGAAGAGAAAGTTAGAAAAATAATCCATGTTGATATGGATTGTTTTTAAACTCTGACGTGTTAGTTTGAAGGAAAACTTGTAAGTGTTTTTATTGTTTACTACCTTTCACTTGTAGGTGATAACTTAATGGTAAAAATGTATGCAAAGAGTACATGATAAAACTCATAACCAGCACTGGATTTATCTTGATGATAACGATGTACCACTTCTGTTACCTTGCCTCTATAATCGTTACACCACCTTGAATGGGCTTTCTGTTGTCCATGAGAAAGTCGCAAACCCTGAGACCGAACAATATGACTTCCGATTCAAGGAGGTTGAAATTGGTGAAGGTGCTCAATATGTCAGGGGTGAGAAATTGGGCGTTTTCCTTGAGTGGTTAGAAGATTATGCCAAAGAATCAGAACACCCTCTACTTACACTCGATAATCATACTGCTCTTCCTGCTGAATATATGAATACATTCATTAATGACTATCTAGCTCATAAGATGGAAGCTAGTGAAATTGTAGTTAATCGAGCGGTAATGTCATTAGAGAGTTATTACAACTGGCTTTCTTACTTCTTTGATATGCCATATAAAAAGATCTTTATATATTCAGAAAATAGAGAATTAGTTCGCTCAAATAGCAAATCAAAACTCATCATAAAATACCTACTTCCAGCAACAAGAGAATTGCTTTACGCCAATACCGATACTCTTTTGGAGGAGATTGTTCTACGCAATGGTGGGGAGCTTGGTTGTCGAACCAAAGAGAACCAAGGGTTTTACTTGGAAGACTTTAAGGCTGATGGCTCTATTAAAAAAGGCTTATTGAGCCTATTTAAAGATATGATGACTAATCCTGATAAAGAGGAATTTGAGTACCACCTAGCTTCTTTTCACGCAAAATATGGTTCAGGGAGAAAGCTTTATATTGAGCGTTCTCACCTTAGTTTAATGAAGCGCTATTACGACCAAGAGCGCCCTAAAACTGAGAGCAGTCAGTTATTGGTATCCAACTCTACCAATCACACTTTTGGTAAGTCCGTAGGTAAGCAATACGGCACTCAGCTTTTTTCTAGGGTGTTAGAGAAAGTTCGCAAATTAATGCAAGAGAATCCAGGAGCTTACGCAGGCTACCAAGAGTTGGATAAAGCGCTGAGTTACCACCACTTAAGGCACTCATTTGGCACTGATACTTTTTATGATGGCTGCCAAAAAGCAAAGAAATCATACGAATCGATTACTACGGAATCTGCGGTATATATTGAAACCGCAAGACGCTTAGGACACAAAGTAGATAGCAGGTATTCAAACCAAACCACCAAAGTGTACATTCATGCTTGTGGCCAGAGAGAGCAGTTGCTCAAGGAGGTGGTTTATGGATAATTTAGAGGAATTTTCAAGCGCTGAGATAGAAAAGGAGCTATCCAGCGACTTTAAGAAAAAGCAACCTATTGCATCACTAAAATTACCTTTCTCTGTTAGGTCTATATCTATCCCTAGGGGTAAACATAGTGCTGCTTATATTCTATCCATGACAGACGCAGAAGACTCCGACAAGGTAATCATCTATAAGTCGATCATTTCCGCTTATAATTATGCGTTTTCTGATAAGAGTGCAGCAATTTCCGCTAAGGATAAGTTTTCACAGGTGGCTAAACCGTTCGTTGAATGGCTCAACGGTCACATAGTTGAAAATCGCTATGAAATCCTAAAGCTTTACGAAACTGACCGTATGGATCAATTAGGCAATCATGGCGGTTTCAGTCCATTAATTAATTTAAAAATTGTATTGGGTTATGCCATTGAGTCTGAATCATTAAGAAAAGAGTTAAGTAGTGATGAGTATGCTTATCTTATTGAACTTCGCAAGACGAAACGTACCCCTAACCTGAATAAGTCTCAAAAATCTATAGCTAGTTATTTCGGTGCATTAGACTGGTTGAGAAGAGACGATATTGGTATTGGAAGTGAGCTTTATTCCGCTCTCGCTTCCCCTAAGCTAGCGATGAATTCATTAAGTTTAACCGCAGCTACTGTCATTCTTGAATTAAAATCCTATAAAGATGAGCTACGAATGCTGATTAGGCGGATTAAACCGCAGTTAAGTCCTTGGTTAGTTATTGATTCAAAGGATAGTAGGTTTGAGAGGGTTAAAGCAGTAGGTAATATCATTTATTTGATGCTGTCTGCCTACCATAAACAAGATAATCCATCGAATACCCTTAAAGCAGCGCTAGAGGTTTTGATTCTTTCTAATTCAAGTAGTTTAGCTACCAGTAATACTACTGCTCCTGCATTAAAGAGTCAGGATGAGTGTGATAGCCTTTTTTTGAATAAAGTAGGTGACAAAAAAAAAGTTAATACGGATTTTATGAACTTTCATTCTACTGCATTACTAGATGGCACTCTTTTCTCTATCGAGTGGATTAAGGGGGTGTTAAATGGCGATTCATTAAAAGCACAGACTAATGTCGAAGGGCTAATGTTTGCTTGGTTGATGGCAAGCTTAACAGTGCAACCAAATGACATACCTAAACTAAGGCACTTTGATTTTAGATTGATGAAAGTTGGCGGGAGAGTGACCAGTATTGAATGTGAGTATTTTAAAGGTCGGGCTAAAGTGTTTCATACAACCCGTTCTTTATCCGCGCGAACACCAGAAGGTAAGGCGCTTTTAAAATTGCTTGAACAGCAAGATGAAGGCTTACCATTCTTTACCAAGCAAACCTTGGCGATTAGTAACAAAAACAACTCACTTTTAGGTGTTTTTAATGCGCTGCTTCAAATAAGCGATTTGTCTGAAAAGCTTGAAATTGCACACGAAAAACAGCAGCTACCCAATTTAATGCCTCAAGCAATTTGCGCCCTTATTTCTCACGGTGTCCATCCTGAAAATGTTGTCAATAACCGTGGAATAATAACGATAGATGAGAGGAGAAAATTAGTCGCTCAATCGCAATCACCTTGTCAGAAAACGATTTTTGGTCTTCAATCTCTTAAAAATAGTGCGGTTCATGCATTTAGTGACCCATACACATTGAATTACTTGATTAATCGAAATTCTCACTCGAACCAAACTGAGAAAGTAAGCTACTTAACCGAAGATAATGAAGAATGGATGAATAGTTCAGGGCGAATCACTCGTGAGGTGATGTTGGACTTGATTCAGAATGTTTTTAATTTGAACTTTAAGCCTGAGAATGACAAACAAGTCGCAGCATTTAATAGTGAGTTTATGGCGGTCACAGATTTGATTGCATACAAACATGAGGAAATGAATGCAAGGCTTAGAGTCGTCACAGGGCAAGAAAAGGGGCGTGTGAATGAGGTTGGCGTGATGGCGTTGAGTGACCAAAAAGAAAATGAAGCTTTATCGCCGATCTATGTTTCGGATAGCCCTATTACTGTTTTAAAAATGCACAATTACCTCCATGAATTCAAAAAGGATTATAAGAAGCTCCTTTCTTATAATCCTGACTACTTATTTAAAACGGTGATACCTACTGTGGAATGGCTAGAAGACACCCTTCCCAAGATGAGTAAATCGTCACAACGTAAAGGTCGAGAGCTGTTTGACTTAATGATAAAAAATGGCGTTGTAATGAGTGTCTTTCACTCGATGTAAGTAAGGGGGATCTATGGCACTAACAGTATTAGAAAATCCAATTGATAGTTTTTGGTATGACCAGAATTTAAAGCTGATCGATAACCCGTTTTTCATGAGTGATAAAGGCGATGTTTATTCTGACACGTGGCACTTTAAAGTTAATAAAAATGGCAGTATCACAAAATTGGATTTTTCATTGTTTGATTTGCCTGTGTTTAACCATGAATCTGTAGCGACTTACTTAAAGGATAGGTATGCCTCCCCTTTAAATTCGAAGGAATATGCAAAGTTAGTTTGTCTTAGTGTTACCAACCCTAGGGGTGCTCGAAATGTTCTTATCGCTTATAAAATGATGCTGCACCTTTTCGCTTTCCTTAAAGAGAATAGCGCAACAAACCTCACTGCATCGTTATTGGAATCTTTTTGGACATCGTTTATGGGGAGAACGGTCAACCAGTATGGATTTGTGAACCGTATATCTACTCCTTCTTATCTGGGGGCAATTAAACCAATTCCATTTCGTACAATAAGAAACGATCTCAAGGCTCTTGGTGTGGTTGGTGTTATTGATTCCTCCCTAACACAAAAGAAAATAGAAAAGAGTTTAGATAAAGTTTGCCAATCACAATACAGCACGACGCTCGCTGAGTTTAAAAAAGGCGGTAGCTTTAATTTTATTGGACTTGAGTTGGGGCAGTACTACGTTGACTATCTTAATCAGCGTTATCAAAACGACTTTCTGTATGCCTCCGTATGTAGGTTGGTATTTGAGAGTATCGACACTAAATATGGGATGAAGAGTTTAAATCCCAAATTATCGAAAAACCTTCGTGAAGCCATACTTACAGCGATATTGAGGGGCGTAGAGTGCAAGCGTACTGCCCGCACGGTAGGGATTAATTTCAATACTCTTGCAGTTGAAGTGAAAGATGCGCTTTTTGAGGAATACTCGAAGCGATTTGAATTGGTAACGCCTTTAAAAGACCAATCCATTGAAGCGTTAGTTATTGAGTTAGGCTTATCCTCTCGAAGTGATTCAGTGGAATTGATTCGAATATTAATGCTACAAAAATACTTAGGTTTGGAGGGGCATAAGACATCGCATGAGGTATGGCAAGGCTACTTGTTTTCCTTAGATAAGACCTTTTTAGAGGCTGAATTTTTAAGCCAATTATCCGTAGATGATGTGTACGAAAAAATGCAAGCAATTGTCTCTAAACAAATATTGGGGAGAGAGCAGTTTCTTGCTGATATTGGCGCTTGGGCAAATAAACAATTGTCTTATTCAGAGTTGAAAACGTATCAAAGCTTTAAAGCAATTCTGAATATTCCACTTTATGCGATGATTAATCTTGTAGTGGCATGGACAGGCTATCGACAATCTGAATTCGGTTTTCCATTGGGTGCGATACACTCTGAACCGAATTTGGATATTCTCGACAATGCTCACGTTCCATTTCGCTTCAAGCTTAAATGGCTTGTCCCTAAAACGGGTGGCTCGACCAAAATTAATCGAGAAATTACCTCTCAATGTTACCAAGTTGCTAAGCAATTAAATGAGGTGTTTGGGCATGAGGGTGATGAGCCGTGTCTGTATTCTTACGAAAGAAGGGCTATAAAAGAGAACATTAATCAATCTGGAACATACATCGAGAATAGAGTTAAAGCGAATTGGGAAGGCTTTGTCAGAGCGTACCAACCTTTTAATGATGTGATTAAACTCGATACCTTAAACAAAAAGCACACTGCACAGTTGACGATTGATGAGCAAAAAGAATTAGAATTGCTGTCAGCCAAGTACAGTATTGACAGTGCTCGTTATTAGAACTTGCTTTTTTATGCTCAAGTGGTGGTAAAAGATTGGTTACGTCTTTCTTGCTCATCTTTTAATGGCAATCTAGCTCAAAAAGCACTGAAAGCCTCTCTTGTTTTATTCTCTAAAGGTGAGCCTCTTGAAAATACAAAGCATCAAGAAATTATCGAAACTTATCTTTCCGATGAAACTAAAGCGCGGCTAACTAGTGGCTCAGTGGATTTGAATGATAAGAAAACGATGAAGGATATTAACTCTGAGTTATTAGAAAGTGCGCGCTATCCTTCTCCTCACGCTTTTCGTCATATATGGGCGGAGTCAGTTCTCACACGCTATCAGGGTGATGTGGGGGCAGTGATACGCCACCAGTTTGCTCACCTAGATAATTCTTTCTTCATGGCGTATCTAAGAGATAAAGATACTAGAGGGTTAATGCAATCAGCGAAGCAGCGCTACCTAAACTCATTGGTTGAGTTACTGATTATAGAGTCAGAGCAAGTCGGTGAAAAATACGTAGGCGGTCTGGCACAGTTCGTGAAAAAAGCGACATCATTAACGCAAGTGAAAGATGATAATGGAATACTTTCTCTAAGAGAGACGTTAAGTGGTCGTATCATTGATATTCAGGTGAATACTTTCGCTACCTGTATACCTCGTGATGGTGCGGATCCTAGAGCAAAATGTTGGAAAATGGGGGCGTTAAACCCACAAGATGCCAAGCCTGAGTTTTGTCTGAATTGCACCAATGCACTCATCACTGAGGGTAATATCAAAGGGATATGGCAAGTGATTCAACCAATGGTAAAAGAGTCGTTACAGGAACACGCTTTTGGTTTCTTGTTAGAGGCACACCTACCAACACTCAAATCAAGCTGGAAGCGCATTAAAGAGCTTAGAAGTGAGGAGAACGCTGTAAGTGTCGACAAGATTCTAGCTGCAATTACTAAAGCAATTGATGCTATAGAAAGCAAGATTATGGAAGAGGAAAGGCTGTATGCCCAATGACTTTGATTTAGATGAGCTTATGTCGGATGAGTTTCTGGATTCGTTAGATGATACTTCAGACAAATCAGCCCAAAATGAACAACCATCATGGGTTGTTGACGACCCAGAGCATACTACTCATAAAGCTTACCATGCCATTCTTGATTTAAAAAAGGAAGCTGAAGAAGCGATTTCAAGCTTTGGTGAGGTAGTAACAAATAAGACTAAGAAGTTCTATCAAATTAAAAAGTCTAATGTAGCTAGAGTGGTTGGTCGGTCAGCACAGAGCATTTTCAATGCGTCCTCATTCAGTAGAGACATTGAAGGCTTCTTTGATGATGTTAATCAAGAGCTTTTAGAGATGCATGAAATTGAACAAAAGAAGCAATTAAAAAGAAAGAAAACGGGCATCAGAGTGAATAAAAAAGAAGTTATTGTTCAGAGTCATCAATCTTTAGAAAAAAAGCACAACGCACTTAAAGCTCGAAGCGTCAAAGAAACATTGGATTTAGCCGTTGCCAAGATGCCTTTGGATTTGAAAGCAAAAATGGGACTTATGTAAGTCGTCAAAAAAGCTATATTTTCGTTATAAACTGATGCATATATCTTGGGTTTAATCTTCATCTGGAATCAAATTATAGATTGAACATTTGAGAGCTTTAGATACCGTAAACACCTTCTCTAAAGTCACATTTTTTCACCACGTTCAAGAACACCAATATAATTCAAACTAAAGCCGCACTGTAGTATCCGCCTCATGAATCTGCGGGGCGACTTGTTAGTGTTTGAAGTTCCGAGGTAGGAGTGAGTCGATATCAGACTCTACTTTCGCCAGCTCTTTTATGCACTTGACCATGTATTCGTAGAGGATAAGACCATTGGCTTTTGCAGTCTCGATGATGCTGTAAAGCATGGCGCTCGCATCAGCACCGTTTGGTGTGTCTGAGAACAACCAATTTTTTCGGCCAATGACTAGCGGTTTAATTGCGCGTTCATCGCGATTATTATCGATAGATAAGTGACCATCATCTATATAATGTATGAGCTTTGGCCATTGTGCCCGAGCGTGTATTTTATCGCTTTACCTAGTGGACTAGAGCCTATCACTTTTTAGGTCGTCATCCATTCGTAAAGTTCACCCAGTATCGGCTTGGCATGCGCTTGACGCTCCGTGCCCTTTCGCTGGATCGTGTAGCTAATCCCCTTTCGGACAACTATTTTCAAATGACTCTTCAATAAGCCGCATTGTCACATCAAGAATCTTCTGCTTATCCGCTTCAGAGAGCTTATTTAGATTCACAGCTAACTCCGCAGAAATCTCATCTTCACAAAAAAAGTAACTCAAAGGCACACCAAGTTCATCTGCAATTGACTTTAACGTATTGATATCCGGCGTATGTTTTCCCTTTTCGTATTGATTCATTCGAGGGCTTGCTGAACTTGCATCCATACCTATGTTTTCTCCCAAGGCTTTTTGAGAGAGCTTTGCTTTTTTTCGAGCTTGTTTGAGTCGCTCTGGGATTGGGTTTTTAAATGACACTTAGATTTCATTTCTCTGAGCTCAAGTTGACTAAGATTTTCTTAGTTTTATGGATTTCTGTATACTAAGCAATCCTTAGTTTTTGGTTGGTGTAATTTTGGAAATGAAACGGGCTCGAAGAATTAGTGCGGTCATGCACAAGTTATTGATAGAAAATGGGTTAGATGGGTTCACCGTGCTAGAAGCGAGAGATTTATGGCTATCACTTGATAATGTGGACTCCAATTCTGCCGAAGCTCGTAAAAAGGTGTACCGAGCAATTTTTCACTTTGAAAAGAAAAGTTGGTTGCGAAGTGAGGGCTCAGGTCGGAGAAAGCATTACTTTCAAACGGAACAATTTAAAGATTTACATAACAATGTAACCACGAATAACCAAGCGGATATAAAGCCTAAAGTACCCATTCAAAACTATTCCATTTTGAGCAATGAACGTAATGAATATAAGGGTGAACTTGAGATCGTACTTGGGGAGATTTACGAATATCAATCGATCGTATCTCGATTTCCTGAGCTAGAAAATAAACTAGCCCCTTTGCATCAAGAGGCTAAAGAGCGCGCCGCTTTATTGCTCGGTAAAGTGAATGTTTTAACAAGGGTTCTTAATACTCTCTATGAAGGAGATGAACCGTGTTAAGGGAATGGCAAGGTGAATGCTCTGACAGAGCGTTGAAAAAATATCAATCCAGCGGATCCCATTTCTTTTGCCAAGCTACACCAGGGGCTGGTAAGACAGTGCTTGCCGCTACTATTGCGTCAAGGCTGCTACAAAGTGACATGGTAGATCTTGTATTGTGCTTCTCGCCATCACTGACGGTTTCTGATGGTGTAAAAAGAACCTTTTCGTCGATACTTAATTGCACATTTAATGGTGGTATGGGAGCTATAGGGCAATCTTTAACATACCAATCTATCCAGTTCCTTACTGATGAGTTTTGGCAAACATTGCGTAATCACAGGGTCTTTGTTGTCTTTGATGAAATACACCATTGCTCTGGCTCTGAGGTTGAAAATGCGAACATTTGGGGGCATCAAGTTCTCACTAAAATTCAAGGGCTTGCTACTTTTACCCTCGCACTTTCAGGTACACCGTGGCGTTCAGACTCTTTACCCATTGTCATGGGTGAGTATAGCGACCCAGACGGACAGCTTCTTGTCGATTACCAATACACTCTTAAACAAGCTATAGCTGATGGTGTTTGTAGAAGGCCTAAAATCGTCTTGGTTGATAATGAACACTTATCTGTTAGTAGTAGCGAAAAAGTCGAATCCTTTTCATCAATATTAGAGATGCTTAAACAGACAAAAGCATCCTACCAGAGTGTTATTCACAACCAAGAGGCGATGGAATATCTACTCTGTTTAGGGTGTGAGCGGTTAGAAAAAGTACGTACCAGATCCCCCAATGCCGGTGGGCTGATTGTTGCAGCGTCGGTTCAACATGCGCAAACAATCAAAGAGATACTATCTCAAAAATTTGGGCAAACCGTTTCTATCGTCACTTATCGACATGAAGAACCGCTGGCAGAAATAGAGCGTTATCGACAAAGCGATGCACAATGGATTGTTAGTGTAGGTATGATCAGTGAGGGTACTGATATTCCTCGCCTTCAAGTATGTTGCCACATGAGTTCAGTCAAAACGGAATTGTATTTCAGGCAGGTGCTCGGAAGAATACTTCGTGTGAATAATACAATAAACCAACAAGCGTGGTTATTCACTTTTGCTGAACAAAGTCTGATTGAGTTTTCTGAAAGGATTGAACAAGATATTCCTGAGTCTCGTCTCTATGTAAGTATGGGGAAACCTATCGAAACAGAGTTCTCTGGTCGAGGAAATAGCTTAAGTGTCGCGCTTCCGCTTGAGTCCCAAAATAGTGGGAGAACAACAGTATCTTGGGAAAGCAGTACAGACAGTTCAAATAGTCTCTATGGAACACTAGGGACGTTTGATGAGCTTCGACTTGGGGCATTTAAGCAGAGAGTGATCTCGGCTTTCTCTTCCATGTAGTTGAAGAAACCATAGGCTACAATTTCACTAAAGGCACATTGGGGAGGCCGGAATGAATTACTTTGCAAAGGACCCCTTCTAGGTAATGCAAACCTAGAGGGTAAATGAAAAAGCTAAAACAGCAGTACCGGAACCGTATAAAATACCAGCGCCAATATCTTTGGGATCTTTATCCAAGCGTTCGCAGTGGAACTCATAAGCACTTTTCTACCAAGCAGGAAAAGAGCTATTATTTTCTTCACAAGGTTGAGTGTAGAGGTTACCCGATTAAACTGCGAGCCGCGCGAGGAAGAGCGTTAGCTAACCCATGGGACGACTACCCGTCGTATGTGTATGGCCTAGCAAAAAGTTGGAAGCATAACTCGAGGCGTCAAAAACAATACTACCGATAACCCATCAAAGCTCTCTATTCTGGAGAGCTTTTTTATACGAAATACTCTCTTCAATTGAAGGCTAATTATCAGCATCGCTATGGTGCTATTTTAATTGTAAATTATTGATTTTAAATGTTAATTGATT belongs to Vibrio splendidus and includes:
- a CDS encoding site-specific integrase, with protein sequence MQRVHDKTHNQHWIYLDDNDVPLLLPCLYNRYTTLNGLSVVHEKVANPETEQYDFRFKEVEIGEGAQYVRGEKLGVFLEWLEDYAKESEHPLLTLDNHTALPAEYMNTFINDYLAHKMEASEIVVNRAVMSLESYYNWLSYFFDMPYKKIFIYSENRELVRSNSKSKLIIKYLLPATRELLYANTDTLLEEIVLRNGGELGCRTKENQGFYLEDFKADGSIKKGLLSLFKDMMTNPDKEEFEYHLASFHAKYGSGRKLYIERSHLSLMKRYYDQERPKTESSQLLVSNSTNHTFGKSVGKQYGTQLFSRVLEKVRKLMQENPGAYAGYQELDKALSYHHLRHSFGTDTFYDGCQKAKKSYESITTESAVYIETARRLGHKVDSRYSNQTTKVYIHACGQREQLLKEVVYG
- a CDS encoding ubiquitin family protein, whose amino-acid sequence is MDNLEEFSSAEIEKELSSDFKKKQPIASLKLPFSVRSISIPRGKHSAAYILSMTDAEDSDKVIIYKSIISAYNYAFSDKSAAISAKDKFSQVAKPFVEWLNGHIVENRYEILKLYETDRMDQLGNHGGFSPLINLKIVLGYAIESESLRKELSSDEYAYLIELRKTKRTPNLNKSQKSIASYFGALDWLRRDDIGIGSELYSALASPKLAMNSLSLTAATVILELKSYKDELRMLIRRIKPQLSPWLVIDSKDSRFERVKAVGNIIYLMLSAYHKQDNPSNTLKAALEVLILSNSSSLATSNTTAPALKSQDECDSLFLNKVGDKKKVNTDFMNFHSTALLDGTLFSIEWIKGVLNGDSLKAQTNVEGLMFAWLMASLTVQPNDIPKLRHFDFRLMKVGGRVTSIECEYFKGRAKVFHTTRSLSARTPEGKALLKLLEQQDEGLPFFTKQTLAISNKNNSLLGVFNALLQISDLSEKLEIAHEKQQLPNLMPQAICALISHGVHPENVVNNRGIITIDERRKLVAQSQSPCQKTIFGLQSLKNSAVHAFSDPYTLNYLINRNSHSNQTEKVSYLTEDNEEWMNSSGRITREVMLDLIQNVFNLNFKPENDKQVAAFNSEFMAVTDLIAYKHEEMNARLRVVTGQEKGRVNEVGVMALSDQKENEALSPIYVSDSPITVLKMHNYLHEFKKDYKKLLSYNPDYLFKTVIPTVEWLEDTLPKMSKSSQRKGRELFDLMIKNGVVMSVFHSM
- a CDS encoding helix-turn-helix domain-containing protein produces the protein MSFKNPIPERLKQARKKAKLSQKALGENIGMDASSASPRMNQYEKGKHTPDINTLKSIADELGVPLSYFFCEDEISAELAVNLNKLSEADKQKILDVTMRLIEESFENSCPKGD
- a CDS encoding DEAD/DEAH box helicase — translated: MLREWQGECSDRALKKYQSSGSHFFCQATPGAGKTVLAATIASRLLQSDMVDLVLCFSPSLTVSDGVKRTFSSILNCTFNGGMGAIGQSLTYQSIQFLTDEFWQTLRNHRVFVVFDEIHHCSGSEVENANIWGHQVLTKIQGLATFTLALSGTPWRSDSLPIVMGEYSDPDGQLLVDYQYTLKQAIADGVCRRPKIVLVDNEHLSVSSSEKVESFSSILEMLKQTKASYQSVIHNQEAMEYLLCLGCERLEKVRTRSPNAGGLIVAASVQHAQTIKEILSQKFGQTVSIVTYRHEEPLAEIERYRQSDAQWIVSVGMISEGTDIPRLQVCCHMSSVKTELYFRQVLGRILRVNNTINQQAWLFTFAEQSLIEFSERIEQDIPESRLYVSMGKPIETEFSGRGNSLSVALPLESQNSGRTTVSWESSTDSSNSLYGTLGTFDELRLGAFKQRVISAFSSM